Below is a genomic region from Campylobacter showae CSUNSWCD.
ACGTGCAGCTGGCGGTTTTTGATTTTAGCTTTATGGGCGGGTCTTTAGGCTCGGTAGAGGGCGAAAAGATCGTGCGCGCCGTAAAAAGATCGCTCGATAAAAAACAGCCTCTCATCATCGTTTCGGCTTCGGGCGGAGCGAGGATGCAGGAGAGTACGTTTTCGTTGATGCAGATGTCAAAAACTTCCGCCGCGCTAAAGCTGCTTGACGAGGCTAAGGTGCCCTATATATCGGTTCTAACCGATCCTACGATGGGCGGAGTTAGTGCGTCTTTTGCGTGGCTGGGCGACGTCATCATCGCAGAGCCGGGCGCTCTCATCGGCTTTGCCGGACAGCGCGTTATCAAACAAACCATCGGAGCCGATCTGCCTGAGGGCTTTCAAAGATCTGAGTTTTTGCTAGAGCACGGGCTGATCGATGCCATAGTCGAGCGAAAAGAGCATAAGCAGTTTTTAAGCGATATGATAAGGCTGCTCTCAAACAACCCGGCCTATGCCGCTAAGCAGCCTAGCGCTCAAAACTTGAACGACGAGGAATAAATTTGGAAATTTCCGTGTTTTGCATTCAAAAATCAAAACGTGAAAATTTTGAAAACGAGATCAAAGAGTACGCGAAGATGTCGTCAAAATTTGCCAAAATTTCAGACGTCGTTATATTTAACGACAAGATTGCCAAAGCCCAAAGCAAGGGGCGAGAAGAGGCACTAAAAGCCTACGACGAGGTTTATGAACCAAATTTAAACGGCTTTTGCGTGGCGCTTGACGAAGTAGGTCGCGAATTTAACAGCGAAGAGTTTGCCAAACTCATCTCGGATAAGGCTCAAATTTCGTTTTTTATCGGCGGAGCTTACGGGCTGAGCCAAAATTTTAAACAAAAAACCGACGCCGTCGTTAGCCTCAGCCGCATGACGATGGCGCACAAGATCGCCAAACTTATGCTTCACGAGCAGATTTTCAGAGCTCTTTGCATAAACGCGAACCACCCATACCACAAATAAAGGAAAAAAATGCGCAAAAGCGACCTGGAGCAGTTTAAGGCACTTTTACTGGAGCGAAAAGCACAGATAACTAAAAATATTTTAGACTCGTCAAACGAGATGGCAGGGCTACGCCAAAGTGGCGTTAGCGACGAGTTTGATATCGCCTCCGTAAACGCCGATCAGCTCATAGAGCAATCAGTCAGCGCTCAGCAAAGACAAGAA
It encodes:
- a CDS encoding 23S rRNA (pseudouridine(1915)-N(3))-methyltransferase RlmH, giving the protein MEISVFCIQKSKRENFENEIKEYAKMSSKFAKISDVVIFNDKIAKAQSKGREEALKAYDEVYEPNLNGFCVALDEVGREFNSEEFAKLISDKAQISFFIGGAYGLSQNFKQKTDAVVSLSRMTMAHKIAKLMLHEQIFRALCINANHPYHK
- the dksA gene encoding RNA polymerase-binding protein DksA; amino-acid sequence: MRKSDLEQFKALLLERKAQITKNILDSSNEMAGLRQSGVSDEFDIASVNADQLIEQSVSAQQRQELAEIDVSLRKIADKTYGICEMCEEDIGLARLRVKPHAKYCITCREIVEKTAK
- the accD gene encoding acetyl-CoA carboxylase, carboxyltransferase subunit beta, producing MSFLDIFSKIRKQQSTPSEAPAHWIKCDSCHSLMYYKEVEANFNVCPKCGFHMRLAADKRIAMICDEGSFVELDTKLKPVDPIKFVDKKSYKKRISENEEKTGRSSAVICGEAKIDGMNVQLAVFDFSFMGGSLGSVEGEKIVRAVKRSLDKKQPLIIVSASGGARMQESTFSLMQMSKTSAALKLLDEAKVPYISVLTDPTMGGVSASFAWLGDVIIAEPGALIGFAGQRVIKQTIGADLPEGFQRSEFLLEHGLIDAIVERKEHKQFLSDMIRLLSNNPAYAAKQPSAQNLNDEE